A window of the Constrictibacter sp. MBR-5 genome harbors these coding sequences:
- a CDS encoding alpha-D-glucose phosphate-specific phosphoglucomutase: MNIRTVPTRPFPDQRPGTSGLRKKVSVFRQPHYLENFVQAIFDAVGDHRGRSLVVGGDGRYYNRRAIQTVLRMAAASGFGRIIVGRQGLLSTPAASHLIRKQRAFGGLILSASHNPGGPEGDFGIKYNAANGGAAPEALTDAIYAQSLRIEAYRTVDAPDVDIDRLGVTALGDTVIEVVDPVADYAALMETLFDFERLREFLGSGVFRMRFDAMHAVTGPYARAILEDRLGAPAGTVVNGVPLPDFGGGKPDPNLVRAWELVEAMNGADAPDFGAASDGDGDRNMILGPGFFVTPSDSLAVLAANAHLAPGYRAGLVGVARSMPTSRAVDRVAEELGIPCFETPTGWKFFGSLLDAGKVTLCGEESFGTGSDHVREKDGLWAVLLWLSILAERRQPLAEIVRDHWRRYGRHFYSRHDYEDIDSEAANVIMGALRARIGELSGRRLGGLTIRLGDDFSYTDPVDHRVTPHQGVRLLFDDGSRIVYRLSGTGTGSAILRIYLERYESNPGRHDQDVQSALADLAAMAREFAGFSARRDKPSVIT, from the coding sequence ATGAACATTCGCACAGTCCCCACGCGCCCCTTTCCCGATCAGCGACCGGGCACGTCTGGGCTGCGCAAGAAGGTCTCGGTGTTCCGGCAGCCGCACTACCTAGAGAACTTCGTACAGGCGATCTTCGACGCCGTGGGCGACCATCGTGGACGAAGCCTCGTCGTCGGCGGCGATGGTCGGTACTACAATCGCCGCGCCATCCAGACCGTGCTCAGGATGGCGGCGGCGAGCGGTTTCGGCCGCATCATCGTCGGCCGACAGGGCCTGTTGTCGACGCCCGCCGCCTCCCATCTCATCCGCAAGCAACGCGCCTTCGGCGGCCTGATCCTATCGGCGAGCCATAACCCCGGCGGCCCCGAGGGGGATTTCGGGATCAAGTACAACGCTGCGAACGGCGGCGCGGCGCCGGAGGCTCTGACCGACGCGATCTATGCGCAGAGCCTGAGGATCGAGGCGTATCGTACCGTCGACGCGCCGGACGTCGACATCGACCGGCTCGGCGTGACCGCCCTCGGCGACACGGTGATCGAAGTCGTCGATCCCGTCGCCGACTACGCGGCGCTGATGGAGACGCTGTTCGATTTCGAGCGCCTCCGAGAGTTTCTCGGGTCCGGCGTCTTTCGGATGCGGTTCGACGCCATGCACGCGGTCACGGGCCCCTATGCCCGTGCGATCCTGGAGGACCGTCTCGGCGCCCCGGCCGGCACCGTCGTAAACGGGGTGCCGCTGCCGGACTTCGGCGGCGGCAAGCCCGACCCGAACCTGGTCCGCGCGTGGGAACTGGTCGAGGCCATGAATGGCGCGGATGCGCCGGATTTCGGGGCGGCCTCCGACGGCGACGGCGATCGCAACATGATACTTGGACCCGGCTTCTTCGTGACCCCGAGCGACAGCCTGGCGGTTCTCGCCGCCAATGCGCACCTCGCTCCAGGCTACCGCGCCGGGCTGGTCGGCGTCGCGCGCTCGATGCCGACCAGCCGTGCGGTCGACCGGGTCGCCGAGGAGCTCGGCATCCCCTGCTTCGAGACGCCGACCGGCTGGAAGTTCTTCGGCAGTCTGCTTGACGCCGGCAAGGTCACATTATGCGGCGAGGAGAGTTTCGGAACGGGTTCGGACCACGTCCGCGAGAAGGATGGCCTATGGGCGGTGCTGCTGTGGCTGAGCATCCTGGCCGAACGCCGGCAACCGCTGGCGGAGATCGTGCGGGATCACTGGCGGAGATATGGACGCCACTTCTATTCCCGGCACGACTATGAGGATATCGACAGCGAAGCCGCGAACGTGATCATGGGCGCGCTTCGCGCCCGAATCGGCGAATTGAGCGGACGCCGACTCGGCGGGTTGACGATCCGTCTGGGAGACGACTTCAGCTACACGGATCCCGTGGATCACCGTGTGACACCCCACCAGGGTGTCCGCCTTCTCTTCGACGACGGCTCTCGCATCGTCTACCGGCTGTCCGGCACGGGAACTGGCAGCGCGATCCTGCGGATTTATCTTGAACGCTATGAATCAAATCCGGGTCGGCACGACCAGGATGTGCAATCGGCGTTGGCCGACCTTGCGGCCATGGCGCGCGAGTTCGCGGGGTTCTCCGCCCGGCGGGATAAACCGTCCGTGATCACCTGA